The Calothrix sp. PCC 7507 DNA segment GATTTGATTGAAGAAAAGCTGGATGTGGTGAAGATGAATCCCGCTTTTCTCAGTCGCAGTTTAAATGAAGGGTTTTCTGGTGGCGAGAAGAAGCGGAATGAGATTCTGCAAATGGCACTGCTGGAACCAAAGTTAGCAATTCTCGATGAGACGGATTCTGGCTTGGATATTGATGCTCTAAGGATTGTGGCGAATGGGGTGAACCAGCTGACAAGTCCGGAAAATGCGACAATTATGATTACTCACTATCAGCGCTTGCTAGATTATATTATCCCAGACTTTGTGCATGTGATGGCAAATGGGCAAATAATCACCAGTGGCGGTAAGGAACTGGCGCTGAAATTAGAATCTCGTGGTTATGACTGGGTACTGGAAGAGTTTCAATCTTTGGTAGGGATTTAGGCTCTCGCGCTACGCACACTGTACACAAGTTTATCTGCTGATTCTCATGACTATGCAAGTTTCGCCTAGCACTATTCCTAACTCGGACACTGTGAGTTTAACAGCTACTCTGTTAGATAGAGATGCTTATCTGATTGAGTTGTTAAATCGAGTAACCATCACAAAATCTACAGGTTGGTTACAAGAAGTTCGTCAACACGCTACTAATTGGGTACGTCACTCAACTATCCCCACCACTCGCGAAGAAGAATGGCGGTTTACAGATTTGTCTTCTTTGCGAAAGGTGCAGTTTAATGTAGAGACGGGAAAATTCACGTCTGTGCAACCTGATATTCTGCCAGAAGCCGCTAATAGCCGTTTGGTGTTTGTGAATGGTGTTTATGCACCTGAGTTATCTGCAATTGCAGATTTACCACCGGGGATTGTTGTTGGTAATTTGACAGAGTTAACTGTAGATATACAAAAGCGTGTCAGCCAGTATTTAGCTCAGGCTGAAGGCGCGCAGGAAGTATTTACGGCTCTTAACACTGCTGGATTGACTGATGCGGCGGTGGTATTGGTGGATAAAAATGTAGCAGTTGAGACACTAATTCATTTAGTGTTTATGACTGTCGCAGGTGAGACGGCGACAATTTCCCAGCCGCGTTGTTTGGTGGTGGCGGAAAGTGGTAGTAGTGTCACCTTGGTGGAAGAGTATAGGAACTTCAGCAGCACGGAAAAAGAGGGGGTTTACCTCACCAACGCGGTTACGGAAATTTGGCTAGCTGAGAATGCTCAGGTGAGTCACACTAGGGTTGTCAGGGAAAGTGCAGAGGCTTTTCATATTGGGAAGACTGCTGTAACTCAGGCTCGTGATAGTCGATATAGTTCTCATGCCATAACTTTAGGTGGGAAACTATCACGCCATAATTTAGAGATTTTGCAAACTGGTGAGCAAACGGAAACTACCCTCAATGGTTTGACGATGATTTGGGAGCGTCAATTAGGAGATACTCACAGTGCGATCGCACTCAATCATCCTTATGGTGTGAGTCAGCAATTGCATAAGTGTATTGTAGGCGATCGCGCTCATGCCGTATTCAATGGTAAGGTTTTTGTCCCCAAACCAGCGCAGCAAACAAATGCCGGGCAATTA contains these protein-coding regions:
- the sufD gene encoding Fe-S cluster assembly protein SufD, with product MTMQVSPSTIPNSDTVSLTATLLDRDAYLIELLNRVTITKSTGWLQEVRQHATNWVRHSTIPTTREEEWRFTDLSSLRKVQFNVETGKFTSVQPDILPEAANSRLVFVNGVYAPELSAIADLPPGIVVGNLTELTVDIQKRVSQYLAQAEGAQEVFTALNTAGLTDAAVVLVDKNVAVETLIHLVFMTVAGETATISQPRCLVVAESGSSVTLVEEYRNFSSTEKEGVYLTNAVTEIWLAENAQVSHTRVVRESAEAFHIGKTAVTQARDSRYSSHAITLGGKLSRHNLEILQTGEQTETTLNGLTMIWERQLGDTHSAIALNHPYGVSQQLHKCIVGDRAHAVFNGKVFVPKPAQQTNAGQLNRNLLLSSKARVDTKPQLEITADNVKCAHGATVSQLEDDEIFYLQSRGIDEDAARKLLINAFAAEIINQVPIPSLREILLTTVNSLKSLTNERRDS
- the sufC gene encoding Fe-S cluster assembly ATPase SufC — its product is MIIENSEVVLSVRNLTAEVDGTPILKGVNLEVRYGEIHAIMGQNGSGKSTFSKVLAGHPAYTVTGGEVIFQGQNLLELEPAERAQAGVFLAFQYPLEIPGVSNLDFLRVAYNSRRKAQGLEEIDAFDFDDLIEEKLDVVKMNPAFLSRSLNEGFSGGEKKRNEILQMALLEPKLAILDETDSGLDIDALRIVANGVNQLTSPENATIMITHYQRLLDYIIPDFVHVMANGQIITSGGKELALKLESRGYDWVLEEFQSLVGI